The window GAATAAAACTAGAGCCTGTATTTATCGATGAAGCTAGATATATATCCGTAGGAGCTTAATAATACTCTTTTTGCCAGTGAAGTTATTCTAGGCTTCTAGTACGTAGCTAGCTAGCATTGCAAATTTGTCATAGAAGGACGCGGGGACGATTATCTGGTCGTGTCCCGTACCGCTCATCTACATATAGACTCTAACCAACGTAACCTTCTTCAGTTGAGCTACAGGGCAGCGAACCAAGCACCCCCCACGTCGGCGTGCGCGCGGCCGTGGTCACTCTCACGCGCGGCGCCGGACACGAGGCTCACGACGGCCGGCGACAGCGGGGCCACGCAGAGGCCACGCCGGCGCAGGCCCGTCGCGGGCTCTTCTCCGGCATcccgcgacgacgacggcggcgaggaggATCCGCTCTCTCCAGGGTAGGGCGCGGCCAGGATCTGCGGCAAGAGACAGGAAAAATGCACCGGTGAGACACTGCGTGTGACATGCAGAAATGACGAGACACTCAGGCGCCGGTTGACGATGCGGGTCTAGCGCGCGCAGTCACCTGGATTTGGTCGTGAAGGTTCCTGATGCAGGCGGCGGCCTCGTGGAGAACCGACGCGGTGTCCGTCTGCAACATGTGCATGGATCGATCGTGTTCAGGAGCGGCTTCAGTTCAGGCCACTTCATGGAGAGCGAGCCAAGAAAACTGTAGCATGCACATTTGTTTTACCTTGCCGTAGGGGGAGACCAGCTGCTGCAGCGCGGTGATCTTGTCACCCAGCTTCTGGCTCCTCTTGCACGGCGCCTGCATGGATGCAACTGCTTTGTCAAAATCGTTTTGTTCCGTGCAGATGATCAAGCTAGTGTCACTTCGAGTGTACTACTATCTGACAGACACACGGCCCTGTTATGAATCCAGCAGATAAAAAAAGGGAGAAGGCAAACGCGACGTCACCTTGGCAGCTGCTGTAGTATTTCTTGGCTTTGCGCTGCTGCCCTGCAGCCGGCTGTCCGTCGTCGTTGTCTTGCGCCTCTTGGAGCCACTGAAGCTGCTTCCGTCACAGACCATCGTCTCGCTCTCGCCGCCTGCTGCCGTCCATCTCACAGGATGCTGACAGAAAAACAAACACCCCAACAGACGTAAACACCACATCACCTTCGGTTTTTGTATCTTCAGATCGATCGATCACGGGATTAGAAGATGGCAGTGATAACAATAGAGTAAAGAGCAGTACGGTAGCAGCAGTAGGTGGCTGGGTCTGGGCGTAGCCGAAGTGCATGAACGCAGCAGGCCTGCCATCGCCGCCGTAGGCAGAACCGTCTCCCATTCCTAGGTTCATCGGCGAGCAGTGAGATCAGATCAGAAACAAGTGAGCAAAGAGAAAACCCCAACTGTATGTACACGAAGTAAATAAGGACGTACCGAAATAGCTCTCGGAGCTGCGCGTGGCGAAGAGAGCCGGCGCCGGAAGGCTCTGAAGCGACGACATGTGGTGGCAGAGATGGCCGTAGTCGGCGGCGAGCCTGCTTCTGCTCACGGGGAAGGGACAACTCCTTGAGACACTTGACGTGGGAAACTAGTGACATCGAGACCAAATGGTTTGACAACTTACATTCCGTCAAAACCCGCGGATCCGGGCGCCGAATTAGAGGACTCACATTTCACTGCAATTGAAATCAGAACATGATTTCAGAGGGATCATCGTAGAGAGTTGCGTGGCAGGGGGGACAGAAATGTACCGTAGTCGTCGCTGAAGGGCAGCAAGAGAGAGGACGGCGCAGAGCAGTTCCACATTGTAGTTGCGATCAGACCCGATCTACCAGCAGCTCACAGGATTTCATCACCTGGAACGGAAACGACGACACATTCAGTTCCGAAAAGAAGAGTCGAGACAAGAACCACACGGCACGAGAGATTCCAACTTTTTTGCTGGTGATCTACAGCTCGAGGACACGAACTTCCGGCAGAAAGGAGTAGCAATATGAACGACACGGTAATTCACCAGacaaaatattaaaaaaaactCGATTACAAGATTCAGAAACCGCACGAGAAGtggaagaggaagaaagaagaagattcAGAATCCACCACCACAACAAGATGAAGAAAACAGTAGTGGTAATAAACAACCTGCTCATCATCGTCGCTCAGCAATGCACAAGGAAAGGAAGAAGGATGAAACCGTAAGGCTCATGggtagaagaaaagagaagaggagagaagcCGCTCTGCTACAAGTTCAGTCCAACTACTCCGCTAGTTAAGTAGTAATCCGAGGTgcacctatataaaaataaatgcgTGGGCTGTTTTTGCCTTCCCCTCTTCGTCTCCTGCCGTTTTCACTCTTCTTCTGGAATTGCAGTAGTAGTAGCACGTAGGTTGCCAAAATAAAcacgtgagagagagaggagagagacgcCAAGGAAATCAAAGGAGCGCACGGGAAGACGGGATGG is drawn from Triticum dicoccoides isolate Atlit2015 ecotype Zavitan chromosome 4A, WEW_v2.0, whole genome shotgun sequence and contains these coding sequences:
- the LOC119283443 gene encoding transcription factor bHLH123-like; translated protein: MWNCSAPSSLLLPFSDDYVKCESSNSAPGSAGFDGISRLAADYGHLCHHMSSLQSLPAPALFATRSSESYFGMGDGSAYGGDGRPAAFMHFGYAQTQPPTAATHPVRWTAAGGESETMVCDGSSFSGSKRRKTTTTDSRLQGSSAKPRNTTAAAKAPCKRSQKLGDKITALQQLVSPYGKTDTASVLHEAAACIRNLHDQIQILAAPYPGESGSSSPPSSSRDAGEEPATGLRRRGLCVAPLSPAVVSLVSGAARESDHGRAHADVGGAWFAAL